A portion of the Jaculus jaculus isolate mJacJac1 chromosome 5, mJacJac1.mat.Y.cur, whole genome shotgun sequence genome contains these proteins:
- the Errfi1 gene encoding ERBB receptor feedback inhibitor 1 codes for MSTAGVAAQEIRVPLKTGFLHNGQALGNVKTCWGSRSEFGNNFLNIDPITMAYSLNSPAQEHFTSIGRASQSVAVNGHFFAEHGPSPKSNLPPLIISPSESLGHCEEDQIVCGFKKLSINGVCPTTPPLTPIKNCSPLLPCAAVCDRGSRPLPPLPISEDLSLDEADCEVEFLTSSDTDFLLEDCALSGFKYDIPGRRSFRGCGQINYAYFDTPTVSVADLSSASDQNGGVPDPNPPPPQNHRRLRRSHSGPAGSFNKPAIRISSYIHRASPSSDEEKPEVPPRIPIPPRPAKPDYRRWSAEVTSSTYSDEDRPPKVPPREPLSRSNSRTPSPKSLPSYLNGVMPPTQSFAPDPKYVSSKALQRQNSEGSANKVPCILPIIENGKKVSSTHYYLLPERPPYLDKYEKFFREAEETSPSAPIQPLPAACGMVSAADKLDSRMKMDLGGHVKRKHLSYVVSP; via the exons ATGTCAACAGCAGGAGTTGCTGCTCAGGAGATTAGAGTCCCATTAAAAACTGGATTTCTACATAATGGCCAGGCCCTGGGGAATGTGAAGACCTGCTGGGGCAGTCGGAGTGAATTTGGAAA TAACTTCTTAAATATTGATCCAATAACTATGGCCTACAGTCTGAACTCTCCTGCCCAGGAGCACTTCACCTCTATCG GGCGTGCTTCACAATCTGTTGCAGTGAATGGCCACTTCTTTGCAGAACATGGTCCATCTCCGAAGTCAAACTTGCCCCCTCTTATTATTTCCCCAAGTGAAAGCTTGGGACATTGTGAAGAGGATCAAATTGTGTGTGGCTTTAAGAAACTCTCAATAAATGGGGTCTGCCCCACCACACCTCCACTTACACCCATAAAAAActgctctcccctcctcccctgtgcAGCTGTATGTGATCGGGGCTCTCGGCCACTCCCACCACTGCCCATCTCTGAAGACCTCTCTCTGGACGAGGCAGACTGTGAGGTAGAATTCCTAACCAGCTCAGACACAGACTTCCTTTTAGAAGACTGTGCACTTTCTGGTTTCAAATACGACATTCCTGGCAGGCGAAGCTTCCGTGGGTGTGGACAAATCAACTATGCATATTTTGACACCCCAACTGTTTCTGTAGCAGATCTCAGTTCCGCGTCTGACCAGAATGGGGGTGTCCCAGATCCAAATCCTCCCCCACCTCAAAACCACCGCAGATTAAGGAGGTCTCACTCAGGACCAGCGGGGTCCTTTAACAAGCCAGCCATCCGGATATCCAGCTACATACACCGAGCTTCTCCCAGCTCTGATGAAGAAAAGCCTGAGGTGCCCCCCAGGATTCCTATACCTCCCAGGCCAGCAAAGCCAGACTACAGAAGGTGGTCAGCAGAAGTGACCTCCAGCACCTACAGCGATGAAGACAGGCCTCCCAAAGTTCCCCCACGAGAACCTCTGTCACGGAGTAATTCCCGTACCCCAAGTCCTAAGAGCCTTCCATCTTACCTCAATGGGGTCATGCCCCCAACTCAGAGTTTTGCTCCTGACCCCAAATATGTCAGCAGCAAAGCTCTACAAAGACAGAACAGTGAGGGATCTGCCAACAAGGTTCCCTGCATCCTGCccattattgaaaatgggaagaaGGTTAGTTCAACACATTATTACCTACTACCTGAGAGACCACCATACCTAGACAAATATGAAAAGTTTTTTAGGGAAGCAGAAGAAACAAGCCCAAGTGCCCCAATCCAGCCATTACCTGCTGCCTGTGGTATGGTTTCTGCTGCAGACAAGCTGGACTCCAGGATGAAAATGGATCTGGGGGGCCACGTGAAGCGCAAACACTTATCGTACGTGGTTTCTCCCTAG